The nucleotide sequence TCTCGACGACCACATCGAGGACGATCTGCTGCGGCTGGTGTTCACCGCCTGTCACCCGGTGCTCTCCACCGAGGCCAGGGTGGCGCTGACGCTGAAGATGATCGGCGGGCTCCAGACGCACGAGATCGCGCGGGCGTTCCTCGCGAAGGAGACGGCCATCGCGCAGCGGATCGTCCGGGCGAAGAAGACGCTCGGCGACGCCAAGGTGCCGTTCGAGGTGCCCGAGGGGGAGGACAGGGTCGCGCGCCTGTCCTCGGTGCTCGAGGTCATCTACCTGATCTTCAACGAGGGCTATTCGGCGACGGCGGGCGAAGACTGGATGCGGCCGGCGCTGTGCGAAGAAGCGCTGCGGCTCGGCCGGATCCTGGCCGGGCTGATGCCGAAGGAACCCGAGGTGCACGGGCTCGTCGCGCTGATGGAGATCCAGGCGTCACGCTCCGCCGCGCGCGTCGGGCCGAACGGCGAACCCGTGCTGCTGATGGATCAGGACCGGACGAAATGGAACCGGCTCCTGATCGGCCGCGGTCTCGCCGCGCTGGAACTCGCCGAGTCGCTAGCGGACGGGGCTTTCGGCGTCTACGCGGCGCAGGCCGCCATCGCCGCTTGTCACGCGCGGGCGCGAACGGGCGACGAGACCGACTGGGCCCGCATCGCCGTCCTGTACGAAGGGCTCGGGAAGCTGAACCCGTCGCCGGTGATCGAACTGAACCGGGCCGTGGCGCTGTCGATGGCCGTCGGGCCGGAGGCGGGGCTCGAGGTCGTCGACAAGCTGGTGTCGGAGCCCGCGCTGAAGTCGTATCACCTGCTGCCGAGTGTGCGAGGCGACTTCCTCTCGAAGCTCGGCCGTCTCGACGAGGCCCGCGCCGAGTTCGAGCGCGCGGCGGAGATGACCGGGAACGACCGCGAGCGCACCCTGCTGCTGAACCGGGCCGCGGAGTGCACCCCCTGACCAGGGAACGCGTCAGGCGGGGGTTGGGCGCAGGGTGCTCAGCGCCCGGTGCTGCCCCAGCCGGACGGCCTGGACGGAGCAGCCGAGCGCCAGCGCGGTGTCGTCTGCGGAAAGCCCGACGAGCGACCGCAGCACCATGATCTCGCGCTGCTGGCCCGGCAGCCCCGAAAGCGGGTTCGGCAGCTCGGTGGTGGTCCGGTGGAAGTCGTCCACCAGGCCGTGTGTGACGTCGTAGGCGAACCTGAGGAGCGCGGGAGCGCCGGCCGCCCCGGCGAAGATCTCGCGGCAGCTGTCCTTCGCGATCGCGTCGGCGATGTCGTAGGTACCCGAGCGGCGGCCGATCCGCGCCCGGCAGTAGCGCACGACCAGGACGCGGATGGCGTCGACGAGTTTCGAAGCCGTCTCCATCCGCCCGTCGGCCTCCTCCGGCCGCCGTGAACCGTGTCCTCGCATCGGCTCCCTCTCCCACCTTTCAGATGAGCACGGCGGAGGGGGAGGGAGGTACGGTGTTTTTGCCGACACGGGGCACGGTTCAGGCCTCGATGAAGACGATCCGCTCGGGCTCGATCGTCAGGTTCACGGTCTGCCGCTTCACGCTCACCAAGGTCTCGAATTCCGTGGCGTGCCCGTCCGGGACGGTGAACAGGCGGTCGTTGCGGGAATCGAGGAAGTCGGAGAAGCCGCTCAGCGAGACCCCGCCGCTTTCGTCGAGCGCGAGGTAGTCGACGAGCCTGCGGAAGAGTTTCGGCAGGATCACCAGTTCGTCGGCCAGTTGCCGCCGCGACGAGAGCTTGAACCCGGAGTTCGTGACGTCGTGAGGCCACAGCCCGAGCCCGTTCCGACGCGCTTCGACCGCCGCTGCGGCCAAGGCGTCACGCAGATCCGGGTAAAGCAGTGAATAGAACGTCGGGTAGACGAGGCCGTCCGCGACCTGCCGATGGTTCGCGGAGTTCTTCAGGGTTTTGACGTCGAGATGGACCTTGGAAAGGTCCGCGGACCGTCCCGGCCGTTGCCCGGGAAAGGCGAAGGCCACCGCCCGTCCGTATTTGTCGGCGAATCGCGTCAGTATGTGACCCGGTACCTTGATCGGCGTCGACGAAGTGACCGTTCCCCGTTCATCGCGTTCGACCTTCTTGAAGCCGAGTGCCTTCAGCAGGTTCGCCGCGGCGGCGTCCGCGAATTCCGCGGGCTGATGCCACATCCCGCCGGTTCCCCTGGCCTGGTAATGCGTTTCGAGCGCGTCGATCGCGTCGAGCCGCAGCTGCATCCCGCCCCGCGAATTGAGCCGGACCTTCAAGCCCGCCTTCTTGGTCGCCTGTGGATCTTCGGGATAGAATCGGACCGAATCGCCGTCCGGTGAGGCTCCGACGAGCTGGAACGTACCTTTGATCAGCGTCATGGGCATGAGGACAACGGTAGTTCCCATTCCGGTGAACGAACCTGGTGTTCATCCATCCAGCCCAATGGCCGGTAAAGATAGGGTGACCATTGTGGACATTCTCGGCGATCATCAAACGGTTGGCGCGGAATGATCATTTCGTGGATGCTGGCGGGATGGCCGACTTCTCCTATCGCTGGCGTGACCCGGTCACCGACGACGAGATGTCCGATCTCGTCCGTTCACACGGCGGGGAGCCCGTACCCGGTTGGTGGAACGGCATCCGGCGGCACAGCCTCGGCTGGGTCACCGCCCGCGACGGCGCCGGAACACTGGTCGGTTTCGTGAACGTCGCCTGGGACGGCGGCGCGCACGCCTTCCTGCTCGACACGAAGACCCGCGGGACCCATCAGCACCGGGGCATCGGCACGGCCGTCGTCCGGCTGGCCGTGCTCCACGCGCGAGCGGCGGGCTGCGAATGGCTGCACGTCGACTTCGTGCCGGAACTGGGTCAGTTCTACTTCGGCGCCTGCGGTTTCCGGCCGACCGAAGCGGGCCTGATCCGGCTCAACGACCAGGGATCATGAAGTCCAGCACCGTCGCCTGCAGCAACGCGATGGCCCCGACCACGGCGGTCAGCACGACCGACCACAGGAAGGTCTGCCGCAGCAGCGCGCCCTCCTGCCCGGACCGCCCGATCGCGGTGGCGCCGATGGACAGGTTCTGCGGCGAGATCATCTTGCCCATCACACCGCCGGAGGTGTTGGTGGCACCGGCGAGGATCGGGTCGACGTGCAGCTGCTGAGCCGAAATCACCTGCATCGGCCCGAAGAGACTGTTCGTCGACGCGTCCGATCCGGTGAGGAAGACGCCCAGCCAGCCGATGTAGGCGGAGAACAACGGGAAGAGCACCCCGGTGGTCGCCAGCGCGAGACCGAGTGTCTGCGTCGCACCCGAGTAGTTCATGACGAACGCGATCGCGAGGATCATGAAGATCGTCGCCAGCGCCCAGCGCATCTGGTGCAGTGTCCGGCGATAGGTCGCCAGCAGCAGCCGCGGTTTCGCGCCCATCAGGAAACCCGCCGCGATCGCCGCGATCAGGGCCACCGTTCCCGGTGAATAAAGGAAATCGACGGTCAACGTCGCCGCGTACGGGGTGTCCTTCGGCGTGATCGGCGCGTGCTGGACGACCTCTTTGTGCAGCCCCGGCCACGCGAACACCCAGTCGGCCTTGTGCAGCAGCTTCGTCAGGTCCAGCCCTTCGGGCAGGTTCTTGAAGATCGTGCCGATCCGGGACAGGAAGATCGCCGCGATCAAGACGAGGTACGGCGCCCACGCGTACAGCGCGCCGCGTCCGGCTTTCGCCGCGCCGAGGCTCGCTCCGGCCCGCACCGGTTCTTCGCCGTCGAAACGCCACACCGCCGACGGCTGCCAGAACCGCGTCAGAATCCACAGCGACGCCATCGCGGCGAGCGCGGCGACGACGTCGACGAGGCTCGGGCTGATGAAGTTCGAGGTGACGAACTGCATGACCGCGAACGACAGCCCGGCCGTCAGCACGGCGGGCCAGACCTCGATCATCCGTTTCCAGCCGGCGAGGACGACGATCAGGAATCCGGGGACGATCAGCGCAAGAACCGGGAGCTGGCGGCCGACCATCGACGAGAACAGTTCCGTCGCCTGTTCCTGTTTCATGTCGAGGATCGGCGCGGTCAGCCTGCCCAGCACGATCAGCGGATTGCCGAGGCCGCCGAACGCGACCGGCGCGGTGTTCGCCAGCAGCGCGAGCACGACCGCCTTCACCGCCGGGAAACCGAGCGCGGCCATCATCGCCGCGGTGATCGCGATCGGTGAACCGCCGCCCGCGATCCCTTCCAGCAGCGCGCCGAAACCGAACGCGATCAGCAGCGCCTGGAGGCGGCGGTCCTCACTGAACCCGGCGAGAACCGCCTTGATGTCGTCGAAGCGTCCCGTCGCGACGGTGACATTGTGGAAGTACACGGCGTGGAACGCGATCCAGGCCACCGACCACACCCCGAACACCAGCCCCATGGCCGCGGAATCGAAGGCGAGCCCGGCGGGCATGCGGTACAGCAGTATCGCGACCAGCAGCGCGGTGATCAGCGCCAGCGCCGCCGAGAGATGCGCGGATCTGCGCAGGACTCCCAGCGTCACCAGCAGCACGACGATCGGCAGCGCCGCCAGCGCGGCGGACACCCACAGCCCGCCCGCCGGCTGGTAGTCCTGGATCCAGCCCACATCAGGCCCTTTGCGCGCGGACGTAACCCAGCCGGAGCGACAGCGCGGCCGCGGTGCCCGCCACCGTCGCGCCCAGTTCGTCGGTGCGGCGGAGCACCCGGCCGGCGGGGCCCGCGATGCTGATCGCCGCGATCGGCCGTCCGGTGTGGTCGCGGACGGCCGCGGCCACGCAGCCCACGTCCGGCTCGTTCTCGACGTCGTCCACGGCCCAGCCGCGACGGCTGGTCCTGGCCAGATCGTCGAGGAGCCGGGCCGGATCGTTGATCGTCTTCAGGGTGAGACTGTCGAGCTTCATCCGGCGGATGCGTTCGACGCGGTCCTGTTCGGGCAGTGCCGCCAGCCACGCCTTGCCCAGTGACGTCGCGTGCTGCGGACGGCGGGTGCCGAGACGGCAGGCCAGGGTGACGGCGTTGGCACTGCGTTCGGTGGCGACGTAGACCATCGTGTCGTTGTCGGGGACGGCGAGATACGTCGTCTCGCCGCTGCGTTCGGCGAGCGAGGCGAGATAGCGCGGCGCGCAGCGGTGGAGGTCGGTCGCCGCCATCGCGCGGGCGCCGAGTTCGACCAGCCGGGTGCCGAGCCGCACGCGGCCGGTGGCACGATCGGCTTCGAGATATTCGAGGTTCTTGAGGGTGCCGACGATGCGGTACGCGGCGCTCCGGGAGAGACCCAGTTGCCGGGCGATCGCGTTGGTGGAAATCTCCTGGTTCTGACCGACATGCTCGAGAACCGCGAGCCCGCGCTCGAGTGTGCCACTGGAATCCAGGCCGCGTGGTGTGCCCACTTCGCCCTCCGTTGGACCGGGGTACCGATGGCCGGCACCTGTTTCCGCTAAGCGGATTCGGACGTTAACAGCTCGCCCGACCCTTGGGAAGGTTTCTTAACAAACTGGCGACCGGACAAGTTTTCCCAGTTCGGAGGCTTCTGGTCAAGATCACCGGTTTGGACCAATCCGTTCGGCTGATCAAAATCGGTGTATGACTTCAAAGGTCATTCTTTTGTTCACGGATATGAACGAACCCTCGCCGGAAAATCGCGGCGAGGGTTCGATGCGAAGTGTGTTTCTAACGCACAGACAGATTCGCGACCGCTCGGACGACGGCGGTGCAGCGGTCTTCGACGTAGGCCAATCCGCCTTCTTCGGCGATCCGGCGGGACTCGGCGGAGACGATGCCCTGCTG is from Amycolatopsis lurida and encodes:
- a CDS encoding RNA polymerase sigma factor; the encoded protein is MVGVTATADPRSAIDAVWRIESARLIAGLARMTRDVGLAEELAQDALVAALEQWPESGVPRNPGAWLMTTAKRRAVDTFRRNERYEKKLGEIGRELEFEEDPDFTAALDDHIEDDLLRLVFTACHPVLSTEARVALTLKMIGGLQTHEIARAFLAKETAIAQRIVRAKKTLGDAKVPFEVPEGEDRVARLSSVLEVIYLIFNEGYSATAGEDWMRPALCEEALRLGRILAGLMPKEPEVHGLVALMEIQASRSAARVGPNGEPVLLMDQDRTKWNRLLIGRGLAALELAESLADGAFGVYAAQAAIAACHARARTGDETDWARIAVLYEGLGKLNPSPVIELNRAVALSMAVGPEAGLEVVDKLVSEPALKSYHLLPSVRGDFLSKLGRLDEARAEFERAAEMTGNDRERTLLLNRAAECTP
- a CDS encoding sigma factor-like helix-turn-helix DNA-binding protein yields the protein MRGHGSRRPEEADGRMETASKLVDAIRVLVVRYCRARIGRRSGTYDIADAIAKDSCREIFAGAAGAPALLRFAYDVTHGLVDDFHRTTTELPNPLSGLPGQQREIMVLRSLVGLSADDTALALGCSVQAVRLGQHRALSTLRPTPA
- a CDS encoding GNAT family N-acetyltransferase: MADFSYRWRDPVTDDEMSDLVRSHGGEPVPGWWNGIRRHSLGWVTARDGAGTLVGFVNVAWDGGAHAFLLDTKTRGTHQHRGIGTAVVRLAVLHARAAGCEWLHVDFVPELGQFYFGACGFRPTEAGLIRLNDQGS
- a CDS encoding L-lactate permease, which produces MGWIQDYQPAGGLWVSAALAALPIVVLLVTLGVLRRSAHLSAALALITALLVAILLYRMPAGLAFDSAAMGLVFGVWSVAWIAFHAVYFHNVTVATGRFDDIKAVLAGFSEDRRLQALLIAFGFGALLEGIAGGGSPIAITAAMMAALGFPAVKAVVLALLANTAPVAFGGLGNPLIVLGRLTAPILDMKQEQATELFSSMVGRQLPVLALIVPGFLIVVLAGWKRMIEVWPAVLTAGLSFAVMQFVTSNFISPSLVDVVAALAAMASLWILTRFWQPSAVWRFDGEEPVRAGASLGAAKAGRGALYAWAPYLVLIAAIFLSRIGTIFKNLPEGLDLTKLLHKADWVFAWPGLHKEVVQHAPITPKDTPYAATLTVDFLYSPGTVALIAAIAAGFLMGAKPRLLLATYRRTLHQMRWALATIFMILAIAFVMNYSGATQTLGLALATTGVLFPLFSAYIGWLGVFLTGSDASTNSLFGPMQVISAQQLHVDPILAGATNTSGGVMGKMISPQNLSIGATAIGRSGQEGALLRQTFLWSVVLTAVVGAIALLQATVLDFMIPGR
- a CDS encoding IclR family transcriptional regulator, with amino-acid sequence MGTPRGLDSSGTLERGLAVLEHVGQNQEISTNAIARQLGLSRSAAYRIVGTLKNLEYLEADRATGRVRLGTRLVELGARAMAATDLHRCAPRYLASLAERSGETTYLAVPDNDTMVYVATERSANAVTLACRLGTRRPQHATSLGKAWLAALPEQDRVERIRRMKLDSLTLKTINDPARLLDDLARTSRRGWAVDDVENEPDVGCVAAAVRDHTGRPIAAISIAGPAGRVLRRTDELGATVAGTAAALSLRLGYVRAQRA